ATATTCAATCAGCTTGTAATCGCCCATGCGCACCGCGCCGCCCGGACTCTGTTGACCGTGATTGCTGTAATGCGGCCAGTGCCAGTAAATAGCCTCACGCTCGAGACGCTCACCTTTGAGAACCGGTGAGAGACTGAATCCGTCGCGATGCTGCTGCGGCATCAGCGGCAGACCCGCCGCGTCCAGAATCGTCGGATAAAAATCCGTGCTGATCACCGGTTCGCTGCACTCCGAGCCGGGATCAACGCGTCCCGGCCAGCGGATGATCAGGGGTTCGCGAATACCGCCCTCGTACAGCCAGCCTTTGGCGCCGCGCAAGGGGAGATTCGAGGTCGAGATGGTATCCGGAGAAGCCTGTCCGCCGTTGTCGGATGTGAAAATCAGCAGCGTGTTATCCGTCAGGCCGAGTTCATCCAGCGCCTGCATCACGGCGCCGACGCTGTCATCCAGACTCTCGATCATGGCGGCGTACACCGGATTGTCCTGGATCTGCTTGATTTTGGTCAACCGGTTCGGCAGATATCCGTGACCGTCATAACGGGGGTCATCGATCAGTCGAGCCAGTGAATCACGTTTGTAAAATTTCGGAAATTCCGAGGCCGGATTGCCTTCCAGAATGAACGGGCGCCGGTCCGGCCGCGCCGAATGCGCCAGTTTGGCTTTGTATTTTTCCACCAGCTCCGGTCTGGCCTGCAGCGGATCGTGTACCGCGTAATGCGACAAATACAGGAAAAACGGCTCGTTCTGATGCGTTTCCATAAAGCGCACCGCTTCGTGGGTCAGCCGGTCGGTCAGGTATTCGCCGGGATTGCCGCCGTCCAGGTTTTTAATTCTGGGATTGAACGGTTTATCCGATTCGTACGGGTAAAAATACGAGGCCGGAAACCCTTTTTCGTATCCGGCCACATTCACGTCAAACCCGTGATCGCGCGGCCAGGACCCTTTTTCGCCCAGATGCCATTTGCCGATACTGGCCGTGACATACCCGTGCGGTTTCAGCGCTTCGGCCAGGGTGGTCTCGGAAAACAGCAAATTCGGCTCAATGTCGGGCTGCAACAATGGCTGACAGGTCATATTGCGGCGTCCGGGCAGAAAATCCGTCAGATGCAGCCGCGCCGAATACCGGCCGGTCAGCAGCGCCGCCCGGGTGGGTGAACACACCGGACACGCGGCATAGGCATCGCTGAATATCATACCCTGTGCGGCCAGACGGTCAATATTCGGGGTCTCGTAAAACGTGCTGCCGTAACAGCCGACATCCGTCCAGCCCAGATCATCCGCGAGGATCAAGACAATATTCGGTTGGGTGCGCCCGCCGCATTTTAGTATAGGGGTAAACAATCCGGCCAGAGCGGCCGATCCCGCCGTTTTTAAAAATTGACGACGAGTTTGATCGGTATTTGATCTCATGTTCTGTCTCCTATCTATTTGACATCCTCCCGGTTCAGCCACTGCAGCCAGTCAACGCAGCGGTCGGTCCAGCTTTGCACAGGTCCCCGATCCAGACCGAGGGCAAATCCATGTCCGCCGACAGGATAAATATGCATTTCCGCCGGAATATCAAAATGCCGCAGCGCTTTGAAAAACGCCAGCGAATGCTCCACAGGCACACCGCTGTCATCATTGGCGTGCACCAGAAACGTCGGCGGCGTGTCTGCACTCACCTGCTTTTCATTCGAATAATAATCCAGCAACTCCTGATTCGTGGAATCCGGGCCCAGCAGGGTTTTCACCGATCCGCTGCCTTTGCCGAACGACCGGATCACCGGATAGCCCAAAATCATAAAATCCGGTCGACAGCTCAAACGTTCGATGGGGTCCTCAGCATCCGGGTCACCGCTGTCAAAATGCGTACCGGCAGTGGACGCCAGATGGCCGCCGGCGGAAAATCCCATGATTCCCACCTTGTCGGGATGAATATGCCAGTCATCCGCATGATAGCGGGTCAGGCGCAGGGCGCGCTGCGCGTCCAGGAGCGGCGATTTGTGGCGCACCACATTGCTTTCGGACACCGGCAGACGGTATTTTAAAACCACCGCGGCAATACCTTTGGAATTCAGCCATTTTGCCATATCCGTGCCTTCCCAGTCATACGCCAGAATCCAGTAGCCGCCGCCCGGACAAATCACCACAGCCTGACCGGTGGCAATACCCTGCGCCGGAAGAAATACTGATATATCCGGTTTCTGCACGCTGCTGATCTTGATCAATCGGCCGGTGTCCTCGAGCTGTTCGGTTTCATCGGTCTGCTGAAAATTCGGAATGCCGTCCGGCCACAACGGCAGCACCAGATCCTGAGCGCCAACTGTCAAAACCGGCAGGAACAGAGCCATCATTAAAAGCAGTTTAATATTCATGCGAGTCCTCTAATCATTGCATCAAGCCAATCTTTTTTCGTGATACGTACCGGGGTTCAGAGACAAAAGCAGCATCAGTGATGCGGATACGATAAACCTGTTTGTAGCCGTTTCATTTATCGATTTGAAAACAAAACAGTACAGTCTTTTCTAAATCAGTTCTTTACATGCTTTGATCCCGGCACGCCATGCTGTTCAATCATGCAGCCGCTCACTTGATCAGCGTCAGTTTACCGGTGCGCACCTGTTGATCCGCCTGCAGCTGATAAAAATAAACACCGGATGAAAAATCAGCCGCATTCAGGGTCACGGCGTGCACACCTGAAGCCATGCGTCCATAGTCCAGATGCCGCACTTGCTGACCGAGGGTGTTATAGACAGCAAGCTGCACCTGCATCTGTTTAGGCAGATGAAATTCAATACGCGTTGCGTGGTTGAACGGATTCGGGAACGCCGGCTGCAGCCGCAAGCGATCGATGGTGTTCGGCTCATCCGCGACAAACAGCGGGGCGCCGGTATTCTCAAAGGTCACGCAAAACGTGCCGCCGGAATCCGCCGGCAGGGTGATGCTGCGGGCATCGCGGTCGTACTGCGGCCAGTCCTGACCCTCCCGTTCCACAGCTGTGATTTTGAGATGCTGATCCGGAATGGCCAGGGGATACAGCTCGACAATGCGCTGACGCTCCGCCGCCTCAAAATGATAATACAGCTGCACCGGCTGCTGATGCACATATAAATTCGTATACAGATAGGTCAGATATCCCAGTTCCACGCCGTGATAGCCGTTTTTCCAGATATCGCCCTTGGTGTCATTGGTCACCTCACCCTCAACACGGGTCTGGGAAAACGACCCGCCGTACACGTCATCGCGCAGATAATTCATATAAAAGTCAATGGATTCATCCGCCATCTGCAGGCAGAGACGGCGCATGCTGTCGGATTCAGCGATATAATAATTGATCAATCCGCACATCACCGCCTGTTCCACCATCCAGTAATCCTTGCCGGCATCCACTTCCCCGGTTTTCCAGTTGTATCCCATCAGGGGACCGCCGTGCACATGATCGAATCCTCCGTTTTCCCACATGTCCAGAATCAACCGCTGCGCCGCATCCCGATAGGCCTCGCGCGGTTCCACCATATAGGCGCGCGCCAGACACCAGGCGGTTTTCAGCACATGTCCCACACTACCGCCGGCGCTCTCGGTGTTCAGGTTCCAGTCCGAGTCATATTCTTCGGCAAATCCGAATTTAACCTGCGGATTATCCATACTGGCCACCAGGCGTTCGTCCATAATGTCCGCCATGGTCAGCAGCCGGTCGCGAAACATATCCTCTTTGGTCAGCAGATACAGGATCAGAGCGTTGGTGGTCACGCCGTCCACGGTGGGCGTAAACCCTTTGCCACGCGCATTCGACCAGTCCAGGTCCGCATCCGCAAAATAACCGGCGTATTCCGGCCGGTGATCCCACATCTGCGCATCCAGCATATCAAAACCGCGCATCATCCAGTCCCAGTGACTGAGCGAATCCACGGGTGCCTCATAGTCGGGCGGATAGGCGCCAGCATGCACACCGCCCGTGGCTTCGACCACGGGCGCGATCCCGACCAGCGCGTAATGCTGAGTAAACGACCATTTCCAGGTGTTGGGATCCCACCATTGATTCCAGGCCTGGAGCATTCCCGCAGCATCCGTGGTAAAATACCAGCCGCCGTTGGTTGTATCCCAGCCGTGCGTATATAAAAAGTCCAGGGCGTGACAGGCATAATCTAAATAATCAGTATTGCCGGTGAGCATAAACGCACGCGAAAAGGCGAATGCCAGCCGCGAGTTACCGGGCAAAGACTTTAGCGAATCCGTAATCTGTGTGGCATCGCGGTTCAGATAGGAAAAGAACCCGCCGTTGACGCTGTCCCGGGCATGCGACCAGAATTCGGCTTCACCGAGTACATAATCGATATTTTTCGACGGGTGCGTCAGATAATCGGACTGCAGAACAGACTGCGCTGCACCGATATTGAAGAAAATGAGAGCCGTAAAAAACAACAGATACAATCGTGACATTTACATCTCCAGAGTTTGCTTTGCAGCCGCCGACGTCATGATCAGCAGCTGCATGAAATGAGCATCCAGTATCATTCTGTATTAAATTCGCTGCACTTTTATCGCAGCAATATACATTTTTTCGACAGGACCCGGTCACCGGAACGGATCTGGTAAAAATACACACCGCTTCCCACCTGCAGACCGTAATCGTTGCTGCCGTCCCAGGTGATCTGGTGTTCTCCCGCCTCGATTGTTCGGTTCAGCAACGTCCTGACCTTTTGACCCAGAATATTGTAAATCATCAGCGTGGCCTGTGCCGTCTCCGGAACCTGAAACCGGATACGGGTCACAGGATTGAACGGATTCGGATAATTTTGATGCAGGCGGAAAGCGGTCGGCTGCGCTTCTTTTTCATCAACAGCCACGACCACATCTCCGCTGATGCTGCCCACCAGCGTCGTGACGCTGCGGGCCGGCAGCGCCACCGATCCGTTACCGGAGGTGATGCCGCGGTATTCGAAATTCAGGTGTTCGGCCGTGGTCCAGGTATCATAGGTCTCTGCATGCCGTCCGCCGGTGAGACGAATGCTCAGGGGCTCACTGCCTTTGTTGATGATCACGATCGTCTGCTGTTTGGTGTCCGGGTGAATGAATCCGGAGGCCAGGATATCATCATGATCATCCACAATGCGCGCCCGGCGGGCGCCCGGACGAATGTATTTGTAATAATTTTTTGACGTGTAAAAACTGGCTGTGGGCTCGTTCTTGTCCATGAGCGTGCCTTCAATATTCCAGAGCGTCCACAAACTGACATTGCCGTACACCAGGGCCCCGTGAATGGCTCCGGCCAGAGACAGGGCGGAATTCCAATCCTTGTATTCCGGATAGGTTTCGGTCATCCACAATTCTTTTTCGTACGCACAGGATTGGCTTTGTTGCCACAGATCCTGCCAGCCGGCATAGCTCGGCTGCGCCGCGTTCACGCCGCTCTCACCGTAGCCGTGCGTGGCAATAATACCCGTAACCCGATCCGCAGTGCTGCTGTTTTTGATCGAGTTGACATATTCCTGCATGGAATAATGCGACTGGGTGAACACCTGCTCCGGCATGTACAGCTGCGTCGCCAGGCCTTCGCGGGCAAAGCGTGCGCCCACCACCCGCATCAGCCGCGTGTAATGCGTCGGATCAAACACAGCCGAAGCATACGGCTCGGTGAACGCCGGTTCGTTCTGCGGTCCCACGGCATCTATATGCACACCGGCTTCGTCTCTGAACGACTCGACCGCCGCGACGAGGCTCTCGGCAAATTCATCGTAATAATAGGGCTCCAGCACATTGTCGGTGGCTGCGTAATGCGGCGCCGACGCATAGCCATAGGCCACGGACAAATTGCGTTTCATCCACGCCGGCGGCGACCAGGAGGTCAAAATAAAGGTCTCTACGCCTCTGGCCTGGAGTTCGCGGTAATAATCAAAATCAAAGGCGCTCTTGTCAAAGGCGTTCAGATTCAGCACATCCGGATCATTGTTGTCATTCACCGGTTCGATCTGATTGCTGATCAAACCGGTACGCACGGCTGATGCGCCCAGATCCTCGGTATACCAGTCAATATAGTTTTGCTGTCCTTCAAACTGAAACGTGCCAAATCCACGAATTTCCTGAAACAGCGTATCGCGAAGAATCTTGATACTGACATGTGACTGGTCGTTGATCACGTTCACGTCAACCCGGCGGGTTCGGCTTCGCGCGCCCTCTGCGGAAACTTTTAAAATAATTTGCACATAACCGGTCTGATCCGGAGCCGGCGTAACGGTCATCAGAACACTGTCGCCCTGCAACGGACTGAGCTCCGGATGCATGATGATTGATGTATCCGTGCTCATTGCGGTGATCTCCGGTTCAACTCCCTGCACATTGCTGGTAATGCCGGTCAGCGTCAGCGTGTGTGCACCGCTGTTTTGGTAGAACACCTGATCCGGCACCGGATCCAGTCCGCAGGCGGGCTCGATTTCGGGAACCAGACTGTCCGGCACCGCGCTGCCGAGGCGCAGATTGGCAATGTATACGGTACCGTTGTCGTGCGGAAACGGCCAGGTGAATTCGCTGGCGTAATTGAGCAACACTTTTTGAATCCGGCGCACATCGATGGGTTGACCTTCGGCATTGTTCATACCGCCTTTGCCGCGGAAATCCATCAACACGGTTTGCCATTGCTGTTCATAGACACGCTTGCGCTGATCGTGCGCCGCATCCACATTGCGGTCCAAATCCGAATCCCAGCCGTCGTCGTAAAAATAACAGTGCGTCAGTCCCTGACCCAGACCGGCGCCGTCAATATGAAAATCACCGCCCTCAAAATAGATATCATAACTCAGATAGCGGTGTTCATTCACGTTCAGGTCCGGCGTAAAATAAATCGTGCCCGTCCAGCACGGCTTGTTCTTGAGTTGAATTTTAAGCACATTGTCTTTGCCGTGAAACGAACCGATTTCCGGCACCTGGGTGTTGGGCACGTCATCCACGCCCCAGTTCTGCAGATCGGTCATGCGCGCGGCATGGCCGGTGAGCGGCAGGGTGCCGACCTGAATCTCAAAAGAGATCACGGTCGATGCATCGCCGTTGTTAAACCCGGCGCCCCCGTCATCATTCAAAGTCAGTGTAATTTCAGTGGTTCCGGAACTCGAGGGCGTATACATCAGCTTAGCCTGATCTGACCCCTGAGTGTAAACGAGATTCAGAAAAGCCTGTGATATCACAGAGTCGACAGAACTCTGCGCCTGAATATCCAGCGTCTGTGTACCGTCATCACCGTCGTTGATTCCCGTCAGGATCAGGCTCTGTTGACCATGTTCCAGATACACATACTGATCCGGTACAAAATCGATCTGTGGTTGATGGTTGATCTGCTCCCAGGAACGCACATCAAACGAGGTTTCACAGGTATTCTGTTGAGCGTATTGATCATTCAGATGCAGAGTCACCGTGATACCGGAATCCGCGGCCAGCGTCTTGAATCCCAGCATGGCCTGTGTATCGCCCGGGTTATAATTTAGATCAAACAGACTGTCGGGCAGTGCGGCCTGATTGCTGCTGGTCACATGAATCAGTACGGGTTGTTCCACAGCGGGATTGCCGTCGGATATGCCGGTGAGCCGGATCAGCGTCGTGTCCCCGGCCATAACCTGCTGATCCGCCACAGCGTCCAGTATCGGCGGCTGATTGCCGTTGATGGTGACCGGCACCCGGATGGTATTATCCGTGTAATCTTTAGCCCCGAACGCAGTCAGGATCAGCGTGTCCGTTGCCACTGTATCAGCAGCATCAAAAGACACTTGGGCAACCCGGGATGTTACCTCTGAGACCTGAAGATTCTCGAGCAGTCCCTGCACCGAAACTATGCCCACAGAATCAGCGTTGGTCAAATCCACCGCCTCGAAACGGTTGCCGGTCGTACCGGTAAATACCGTCAGAGCGCCCATCGCGCCTATGCCCGCCAGTTTGGCGGCATCCTCGCCGGCGGTGAGCTCATCCAGGTACAGTTCGGCCTGCAATGCATCATGGGTGTTGCCGTTCGGGGCGAGAATTAATTTGCTAATGCGCGTCTTGTCCACTTTCCGGTCCGCGGAAAAATCAAACGGCAGCGTCACCCAGGTGTCTGACGCGTAGACTTTGCGCGAAAACGCCATATTGTTGTCATCCGCGTCCACAATGCTCACAGTCAGCAAAAAGGGCGTATCCGCTTTTAGCTTTAGGTTTAAAAAAGGATGCCCGGACAAGTCCAGCGTATCCCCGAGTGTATAGGTGACCCCCTGCCAGCGCGCACTGAACTGCTTGCGCACATGCACATTCAAAACTCCGTCATTTTGATCAAACCCGAATGTCGGCGGCCCTGTAAACCTCATCTCGCCGTCAAAAGAATCCGTATAGCCGCTGACCTGCCCCCACAATGTACCGGTCACAAACAGGACAACCGCAATCAACACACACATGCGTCTCATAACATTCTCTCTCCTTTATGCAGACTGTTATATACCAGTCTAATATAAGAGAATATTGTAAAATATCAAGATTTTTCACAGGGAATAAAGATTGTTTACAGAAAATATCAGTTCTATCACATTTTGAGCGGGTAAATAGTAAACGCAGAAGCATAGAAAAGCATAATTTGTGCATGAAAGACAGGGCGATCGAAAGCGT
This genomic window from candidate division KSB1 bacterium contains:
- a CDS encoding sulfatase, giving the protein MRSNTDQTRRQFLKTAGSAALAGLFTPILKCGGRTQPNIVLILADDLGWTDVGCYGSTFYETPNIDRLAAQGMIFSDAYAACPVCSPTRAALLTGRYSARLHLTDFLPGRRNMTCQPLLQPDIEPNLLFSETTLAEALKPHGYVTASIGKWHLGEKGSWPRDHGFDVNVAGYEKGFPASYFYPYESDKPFNPRIKNLDGGNPGEYLTDRLTHEAVRFMETHQNEPFFLYLSHYAVHDPLQARPELVEKYKAKLAHSARPDRRPFILEGNPASEFPKFYKRDSLARLIDDPRYDGHGYLPNRLTKIKQIQDNPVYAAMIESLDDSVGAVMQALDELGLTDNTLLIFTSDNGGQASPDTISTSNLPLRGAKGWLYEGGIREPLIIRWPGRVDPGSECSEPVISTDFYPTILDAAGLPLMPQQHRDGFSLSPVLKGERLEREAIYWHWPHYSNHGQQSPGGAVRMGDYKLIEYYENGAVQLFNLKTDMGEQHNLAAEQPDRAQHMLARLRAWRKAVNADMPQPNPDYEQTPENRFERW
- a CDS encoding alpha/beta hydrolase, which gives rise to MNIKLLLMMALFLPVLTVGAQDLVLPLWPDGIPNFQQTDETEQLEDTGRLIKISSVQKPDISVFLPAQGIATGQAVVICPGGGYWILAYDWEGTDMAKWLNSKGIAAVVLKYRLPVSESNVVRHKSPLLDAQRALRLTRYHADDWHIHPDKVGIMGFSAGGHLASTAGTHFDSGDPDAEDPIERLSCRPDFMILGYPVIRSFGKGSGSVKTLLGPDSTNQELLDYYSNEKQVSADTPPTFLVHANDDSGVPVEHSLAFFKALRHFDIPAEMHIYPVGGHGFALGLDRGPVQSWTDRCVDWLQWLNREDVK
- a CDS encoding AGE family epimerase/isomerase is translated as MSRLYLLFFTALIFFNIGAAQSVLQSDYLTHPSKNIDYVLGEAEFWSHARDSVNGGFFSYLNRDATQITDSLKSLPGNSRLAFAFSRAFMLTGNTDYLDYACHALDFLYTHGWDTTNGGWYFTTDAAGMLQAWNQWWDPNTWKWSFTQHYALVGIAPVVEATGGVHAGAYPPDYEAPVDSLSHWDWMMRGFDMLDAQMWDHRPEYAGYFADADLDWSNARGKGFTPTVDGVTTNALILYLLTKEDMFRDRLLTMADIMDERLVASMDNPQVKFGFAEEYDSDWNLNTESAGGSVGHVLKTAWCLARAYMVEPREAYRDAAQRLILDMWENGGFDHVHGGPLMGYNWKTGEVDAGKDYWMVEQAVMCGLINYYIAESDSMRRLCLQMADESIDFYMNYLRDDVYGGSFSQTRVEGEVTNDTKGDIWKNGYHGVELGYLTYLYTNLYVHQQPVQLYYHFEAAERQRIVELYPLAIPDQHLKITAVEREGQDWPQYDRDARSITLPADSGGTFCVTFENTGAPLFVADEPNTIDRLRLQPAFPNPFNHATRIEFHLPKQMQVQLAVYNTLGQQVRHLDYGRMASGVHAVTLNAADFSSGVYFYQLQADQQVRTGKLTLIK
- a CDS encoding T9SS type A sorting domain-containing protein: MRRMCVLIAVVLFVTGTLWGQVSGYTDSFDGEMRFTGPPTFGFDQNDGVLNVHVRKQFSARWQGVTYTLGDTLDLSGHPFLNLKLKADTPFLLTVSIVDADDNNMAFSRKVYASDTWVTLPFDFSADRKVDKTRISKLILAPNGNTHDALQAELYLDELTAGEDAAKLAGIGAMGALTVFTGTTGNRFEAVDLTNADSVGIVSVQGLLENLQVSEVTSRVAQVSFDAADTVATDTLILTAFGAKDYTDNTIRVPVTINGNQPPILDAVADQQVMAGDTTLIRLTGISDGNPAVEQPVLIHVTSSNQAALPDSLFDLNYNPGDTQAMLGFKTLAADSGITVTLHLNDQYAQQNTCETSFDVRSWEQINHQPQIDFVPDQYVYLEHGQQSLILTGINDGDDGTQTLDIQAQSSVDSVISQAFLNLVYTQGSDQAKLMYTPSSSGTTEITLTLNDDGGAGFNNGDASTVISFEIQVGTLPLTGHAARMTDLQNWGVDDVPNTQVPEIGSFHGKDNVLKIQLKNKPCWTGTIYFTPDLNVNEHRYLSYDIYFEGGDFHIDGAGLGQGLTHCYFYDDGWDSDLDRNVDAAHDQRKRVYEQQWQTVLMDFRGKGGMNNAEGQPIDVRRIQKVLLNYASEFTWPFPHDNGTVYIANLRLGSAVPDSLVPEIEPACGLDPVPDQVFYQNSGAHTLTLTGITSNVQGVEPEITAMSTDTSIIMHPELSPLQGDSVLMTVTPAPDQTGYVQIILKVSAEGARSRTRRVDVNVINDQSHVSIKILRDTLFQEIRGFGTFQFEGQQNYIDWYTEDLGASAVRTGLISNQIEPVNDNNDPDVLNLNAFDKSAFDFDYYRELQARGVETFILTSWSPPAWMKRNLSVAYGYASAPHYAATDNVLEPYYYDEFAESLVAAVESFRDEAGVHIDAVGPQNEPAFTEPYASAVFDPTHYTRLMRVVGARFAREGLATQLYMPEQVFTQSHYSMQEYVNSIKNSSTADRVTGIIATHGYGESGVNAAQPSYAGWQDLWQQSQSCAYEKELWMTETYPEYKDWNSALSLAGAIHGALVYGNVSLWTLWNIEGTLMDKNEPTASFYTSKNYYKYIRPGARRARIVDDHDDILASGFIHPDTKQQTIVIINKGSEPLSIRLTGGRHAETYDTWTTAEHLNFEYRGITSGNGSVALPARSVTTLVGSISGDVVVAVDEKEAQPTAFRLHQNYPNPFNPVTRIRFQVPETAQATLMIYNILGQKVRTLLNRTIEAGEHQITWDGSNDYGLQVGSGVYFYQIRSGDRVLSKKCILLR